A region of Elusimicrobiota bacterium DNA encodes the following proteins:
- a CDS encoding GAF domain-containing protein, whose amino-acid sequence MKRPPSGPRKSSARPVRGDARRVQELFGIARALSSNLFVDGLLKEIVRVAERLTGAEGASLLLLDEEGRNLYFRTATGEKGRIVQGQMVPLHQGLAGWVVSKGEAVLVNDVRHDPRFAKDVDRATGFSTKSVLAVPFLVDGRVIGVCEGLNKKAGHVTPTDKRALEELAGLAAVSIENARQAESQHNFFDNMIEILTAAIEATDPANVGHPARVAERACAIGKKMGMTEAERPDLYYGALLHDVGFLAVNHRELLEKATPQAQARTREQAHPLLGAELLKGVRLFKNVIPIIRHHHEAWDGTGHPDHMAGEAIPLGARIVALVEQLEELRLNGLSEKELAVLQAQLARNGSGTKFDPRVVEAYLSL is encoded by the coding sequence TTGAAGCGGCCCCCGTCCGGACCGAGGAAATCCTCCGCCCGCCCCGTCCGGGGAGACGCACGGAGGGTTCAGGAACTTTTCGGCATCGCGCGCGCCCTCTCCTCGAACCTTTTCGTCGACGGCTTGCTGAAAGAAATCGTGCGCGTGGCCGAACGGTTGACCGGTGCCGAGGGAGCGTCGCTCCTGCTCCTGGACGAGGAAGGGAGAAACCTCTATTTCCGCACCGCCACGGGAGAAAAGGGACGGATCGTGCAGGGCCAGATGGTTCCCCTTCACCAGGGACTGGCGGGATGGGTTGTCAGCAAGGGGGAAGCCGTCCTCGTCAACGATGTCCGACACGACCCCCGGTTCGCCAAAGACGTGGACCGCGCCACGGGCTTCTCCACGAAATCCGTCCTCGCGGTGCCGTTCCTGGTGGACGGCCGGGTGATCGGCGTCTGCGAAGGCCTCAACAAGAAAGCGGGGCACGTCACCCCGACCGACAAGCGGGCTCTGGAAGAACTGGCGGGCCTGGCCGCCGTGTCCATCGAAAATGCCCGCCAAGCCGAGTCCCAACACAATTTTTTCGATAACATGATCGAAATCCTCACCGCCGCCATCGAGGCCACGGACCCGGCCAACGTCGGGCACCCCGCCCGGGTGGCCGAGCGGGCCTGCGCCATCGGCAAAAAGATGGGGATGACGGAGGCCGAACGGCCGGACCTTTACTACGGGGCGCTCCTGCACGACGTTGGTTTTTTGGCCGTCAATCACCGGGAGCTCCTGGAAAAAGCGACGCCCCAGGCCCAGGCCCGGACGCGGGAACAGGCCCACCCGCTTTTGGGGGCGGAACTGCTGAAAGGCGTCCGCCTATTTAAAAACGTCATCCCCATTATCCGTCATCACCACGAGGCCTGGGACGGCACCGGCCACCCCGACCACATGGCCGGGGAAGCCATTCCCTTGGGCGCCCGGATCGTGGCGTTGGTGGAACAGTTGGAGGAACTCCGACTGAACGGCCTTTCCGAGAAAGAATTGGCGGTCCTGCAGGCCCAGCTGGCTCGCAACGGCTCCGGCACCAAATTCGATCCCCGCGTGGTCGAGGCCTACCTCTCGCTCTAA
- the def gene encoding peptide deformylase, which produces MIRPILLFPDPSLKEVCGEVGAVDGAAAELLRDLADTLYSTPGVGIAAPQIGALWRAVVVDVTWLPPRKGKEPPKGHGRIALLNPRVVKAEGCLTFREGCLSIPEFLADIRRSSFVRVEGLDRDGNPAAYESEGFEAVALQHEIDHLDGILFLDRVANIKTDLFRRKQPPRANGS; this is translated from the coding sequence ATGATCCGACCGATCCTGCTGTTCCCGGACCCGTCCCTTAAAGAAGTGTGCGGCGAGGTCGGCGCGGTGGACGGCGCCGCCGCCGAACTGCTGAGGGATCTGGCGGACACGCTTTACTCCACCCCCGGCGTGGGGATCGCCGCCCCGCAAATCGGGGCGCTCTGGCGGGCGGTGGTGGTGGATGTCACCTGGCTTCCCCCCCGCAAAGGAAAAGAACCCCCCAAGGGACACGGCCGTATTGCTCTACTCAACCCCCGCGTCGTCAAAGCCGAGGGATGCCTCACCTTTCGGGAAGGGTGCCTGTCCATCCCTGAATTTTTGGCCGACATCCGACGATCGTCCTTCGTCCGAGTGGAAGGCCTGGACCGGGACGGGAACCCCGCCGCCTACGAGAGCGAGGGGTTTGAAGCCGTGGCCCTCCAACACGAAATCGACCACCTGGACGGGATCCTTTTCCTGGACCGGGTGGCCAACATCAAGACCGACCTGTTCCGCCGAAAACAACCCCCTCGGGCTAACGGAAGCTGA
- the tadA gene encoding Flp pilus assembly complex ATPase component TadA, which yields MALRPNVGRKTAAEIILEAHLVTTENLALAEKEAASSGRPLQQILVEKKWVDKVDILQVLSREWRTKAVDLAEMEIDPDVVHILPEADARKHLVLPFAKEDQVLLVAMADPRDFMVSEDIHIKTGLEVQRYMAMPEDILKELDKVYGISGSGQGAELLKSVTDAVIPDVEGSLERVKEKTDVTEVDASAPEVEKIVNGIILSALGQKSSDIHIEPFEDPAGRNSKVLVRFRVDGFLKAAAFQIPWTYRSAVIAKIKIMTNSMNITERRIPQSGRIQVMAKGSPIEFRVEIIPTVYGESVVMRILDRKAVQVDIKRLGFFPDTLDRFLALMAGVGGKKNFGIVLVCGPTGSGKSTTLYASLNHINRPDIKILTAENPVEYNLDGIVQVQVNPDLKLGEDKCFDFATALRSFLRLDPDVIMVGEIRDQETAHIAMEAAMTGHLVFSTIHTNDAPSTLTRLVDMGIPSFMVASTLKCVLAQRLCRRICPDCKTPRAISVEEMEVFVTNGMKVAPGLQIYQGAGCRNCNGSGFKGRLGIHELLVVDDAVRAVMLKEMTVDSVREAAVKKSPQKMRTILMDGLQKVLDGGTTVREVLGGASEAAEDAAKKAAAAH from the coding sequence ATGGCCCTTCGCCCCAACGTCGGACGGAAAACCGCCGCGGAAATCATCCTCGAAGCCCACCTCGTCACCACCGAAAACCTCGCCCTGGCCGAGAAAGAAGCGGCCAGTTCGGGTCGGCCCCTTCAACAGATCCTCGTCGAAAAAAAATGGGTGGACAAAGTCGACATCCTCCAGGTCCTGTCCCGTGAATGGCGCACCAAGGCGGTGGACCTGGCCGAGATGGAGATCGATCCCGACGTGGTTCATATCCTGCCGGAGGCCGACGCCCGAAAACACCTGGTCCTGCCGTTCGCCAAAGAAGACCAGGTGCTTCTGGTGGCCATGGCGGACCCTCGGGACTTCATGGTGTCGGAAGACATCCACATCAAGACCGGCCTGGAAGTTCAGCGTTACATGGCCATGCCGGAGGACATTTTAAAAGAACTGGACAAGGTCTACGGCATTTCGGGGAGCGGTCAGGGGGCGGAACTCCTTAAATCCGTGACCGACGCCGTCATCCCGGACGTGGAAGGGTCGCTGGAACGCGTTAAGGAAAAGACCGACGTGACCGAGGTGGACGCTTCGGCCCCCGAAGTCGAAAAGATCGTCAACGGGATCATCCTGTCGGCTCTCGGGCAGAAATCTTCCGACATCCACATCGAACCTTTCGAGGACCCCGCGGGCCGGAACTCCAAGGTCTTGGTCCGTTTCCGCGTCGACGGTTTTTTGAAGGCCGCCGCTTTCCAGATCCCCTGGACGTACCGGAGCGCCGTGATCGCGAAGATCAAGATCATGACCAATTCCATGAACATCACGGAACGGCGTATTCCCCAGTCCGGACGAATCCAGGTGATGGCCAAGGGCAGCCCCATCGAGTTTCGGGTGGAAATCATCCCCACGGTTTACGGCGAATCCGTGGTCATGCGGATCCTGGACCGGAAGGCCGTGCAAGTCGACATCAAGAGGCTTGGGTTTTTCCCCGACACCCTGGACCGATTCCTGGCGCTGATGGCGGGGGTGGGAGGAAAAAAGAATTTCGGCATCGTCCTGGTGTGCGGGCCCACGGGGTCGGGAAAATCCACGACGCTCTACGCCTCGCTGAACCACATCAACCGCCCGGACATCAAGATCCTCACGGCCGAGAACCCGGTCGAGTACAACCTGGACGGCATCGTGCAGGTCCAGGTCAACCCCGACCTGAAATTGGGCGAAGACAAATGTTTCGATTTCGCGACGGCGCTCCGCTCCTTCCTGCGTCTCGATCCCGACGTCATCATGGTGGGAGAAATCCGCGACCAGGAAACCGCCCACATCGCCATGGAGGCCGCCATGACCGGCCACCTCGTGTTCTCGACGATCCACACCAACGACGCCCCCTCCACCTTGACGCGGTTGGTGGACATGGGCATCCCGTCTTTCATGGTGGCGAGCACGCTCAAATGCGTGCTCGCCCAGCGGCTGTGCCGGCGGATCTGTCCCGACTGCAAGACTCCGCGCGCTATTTCCGTCGAGGAAATGGAGGTTTTTGTCACCAACGGGATGAAGGTCGCCCCGGGTCTCCAGATCTACCAGGGGGCGGGGTGCCGCAACTGCAATGGATCGGGTTTCAAAGGCCGTCTCGGCATCCACGAACTTCTGGTGGTCGACGACGCCGTCCGAGCCGTGATGTTGAAGGAGATGACGGTGGATTCGGTGCGCGAGGCGGCGGTCAAGAAGTCCCCGCAGAAAATGCGGACGATTTTGATGGACGGGCTCCAGAAAGTTCTGGACGGCGGCACCACGGTCCGGGAAGTGTTGGGCGGCGCCTCCGAGGCCGCCGAGGACGCCGCGAAAAAAGCGGCGGCGGCCCATTGA
- a CDS encoding ACT domain-containing protein, which translates to MKRYLLTAAGRDRAGLVAAVSKVLFEEGCNLEDSAMTRIQGEFAILLILTGPDKPGKLQKKMKALGKKLSLAVHLKPLSARESTPPKKTGERVLITVYGADRPGIVHRVTSRLAKNRVNLSDLSTHRTESRGNPSGYILYLEGETPEGVSPASLEKDLRDHLAEMGVTVSVKPLASQTL; encoded by the coding sequence ATGAAACGTTACCTATTGACGGCGGCGGGGCGGGATCGGGCGGGGCTGGTGGCGGCGGTTTCCAAGGTCCTCTTCGAGGAGGGGTGCAACTTGGAGGACAGCGCCATGACGCGGATCCAGGGTGAGTTCGCCATCCTTCTTATTTTGACCGGGCCGGACAAACCCGGAAAACTCCAAAAGAAAATGAAGGCCCTGGGGAAAAAACTCTCCTTGGCCGTGCACCTCAAACCTCTCTCGGCCCGGGAATCCACCCCCCCCAAAAAAACCGGCGAGCGGGTTCTGATCACGGTGTACGGCGCCGACCGGCCGGGAATTGTGCACCGCGTCACGAGCCGCTTGGCCAAAAACCGGGTGAACCTCTCGGACCTTTCCACTCACCGAACGGAGTCCCGGGGGAACCCGTCGGGATACATCCTTTATCTGGAAGGGGAAACGCCGGAAGGGGTTTCTCCCGCCTCCCTGGAAAAAGACCTTCGAGACCATCTGGCGGAGATGGGGGTCACCGTTTCCGTCAAACCGCTCGCGTCCCAAACCCTCTGA
- the mdh gene encoding malate dehydrogenase, whose amino-acid sequence MRRKLSVIGAGNVGATLAQRLAEAEVGDVVLVDIPATEGMPAGKALDIRQSGPLYGFDSRVVGTTEYGPTAQSDIVVITAGVPRKPGMSRDDLLNINAGIVKSVSEQVARHSPEAILIVVSNPLDAMAHVALRTTGFPKHRVIGMAGVLDSARLAAFLAEALDVSVEDIQPTVLGGHGDTMVPIARYTTVAGVPVGDLLKAESLAAIFQRTRDGGAEIVKLLKTGSAYYAPSASVVAMVESILKDKKRIFPCAAYLEGEYGVRGLFLGVPVKLGARGIEQVMELRLTDDEKAALQKSAQAVQDLVETLKRADHVKN is encoded by the coding sequence ATGCGGAGAAAATTGAGCGTGATTGGCGCCGGCAACGTGGGAGCCACCCTGGCCCAACGCCTGGCGGAGGCCGAGGTGGGGGATGTGGTGTTGGTGGATATTCCGGCGACCGAGGGCATGCCCGCTGGCAAGGCTTTGGACATCCGGCAATCGGGTCCCCTCTACGGGTTCGACAGTCGCGTGGTGGGTACAACCGAATACGGGCCGACGGCCCAATCCGATATCGTGGTGATCACGGCCGGCGTGCCCCGCAAACCGGGGATGAGCCGGGACGACCTTCTCAACATCAACGCGGGGATCGTGAAAAGCGTTTCCGAACAGGTGGCCCGCCACTCGCCGGAGGCGATCCTGATCGTGGTGTCGAACCCCTTGGACGCCATGGCCCACGTGGCACTTCGGACCACGGGGTTCCCCAAACACCGGGTCATCGGCATGGCCGGGGTCTTGGACTCGGCGCGGTTGGCGGCTTTCTTGGCGGAGGCCCTCGACGTGTCGGTCGAAGACATCCAGCCGACGGTGTTGGGGGGGCATGGCGACACCATGGTGCCCATCGCCCGCTACACCACGGTGGCCGGGGTTCCCGTGGGGGACCTTCTCAAGGCCGAATCGTTGGCCGCCATTTTCCAGCGCACCCGGGACGGCGGGGCGGAGATCGTGAAACTCCTCAAGACGGGTTCCGCTTACTACGCGCCGTCGGCCTCCGTGGTGGCCATGGTGGAGTCCATCCTGAAAGACAAAAAACGTATTTTCCCCTGCGCGGCGTATCTGGAGGGGGAATACGGGGTTCGCGGTTTGTTCCTCGGCGTGCCCGTCAAGCTGGGCGCCCGCGGCATCGAACAGGTGATGGAGCTCCGGCTGACGGATGATGAAAAGGCGGCGCTTCAGAAATCCGCCCAGGCCGTACAGGACTTGGTGGAAACGTTGAAGCGGGCGGACCATGTTAAAAATTAA
- a CDS encoding (Fe-S)-binding protein produces MATEPDLHSRPAAPGSPGESRAYDDVMHCNRCGFCTSFCPTYLATGDESLSPRGRNQSWRALLEGRLDPSSGRRSFDTCLLCGICTSVCFAQVPTARLMSQAREKVRTLQGGAWPLRFFLRTVIPRPALFEGFLKCLYVGKTLGISGLLNRLGILRWISPRLAAAESVVDQAPKKFLRDLLPAAPQDAEVIHFLSCGPNCLSPEVGLATAHILKVQGIRSGTAKTVCCGLPGQSFGDLEAARILARKNIEVLETYPTAVILIDDSSCAATVKDWPRFFEDDPPWRARAEVVSKRAKDLLEWLDAHPPQIPAPGEKTVVTYHDACKARYAQGLVQEPRRLLASMPGVEYRELPESDQCCGGGGTYQFLQPEISREVGKRKAENISVTGARWVLTSSVSCLLQVRAGLLKSKSKIRAFHIAEFFSKHMSKAR; encoded by the coding sequence ATGGCGACTGAACCCGACCTCCACAGCCGCCCCGCCGCGCCCGGTTCTCCCGGCGAATCCCGGGCCTACGACGACGTGATGCACTGCAACCGTTGCGGCTTTTGCACGTCTTTTTGTCCCACTTATCTGGCCACGGGAGACGAGTCCCTCTCTCCGCGGGGCCGCAACCAATCCTGGAGGGCCCTGCTGGAAGGCCGGCTGGACCCCTCCTCCGGTCGGCGTTCTTTTGACACCTGTCTTCTGTGCGGCATCTGCACCTCGGTTTGCTTCGCCCAGGTGCCCACGGCCCGGCTCATGTCCCAGGCCCGGGAAAAAGTTCGAACTCTCCAAGGCGGGGCTTGGCCCCTGCGGTTTTTCCTTCGCACCGTAATTCCCCGGCCCGCCCTTTTCGAGGGATTTCTTAAATGTCTTTACGTGGGGAAAACCCTGGGGATTTCCGGTTTATTGAACCGGCTCGGGATCCTCCGGTGGATCTCGCCTCGGCTGGCGGCGGCCGAGAGCGTGGTGGACCAAGCGCCAAAAAAATTTCTTCGGGACCTCCTGCCCGCGGCTCCCCAGGACGCCGAGGTGATCCATTTCTTGTCCTGCGGCCCGAACTGCCTCTCCCCGGAGGTGGGCCTGGCCACGGCGCACATTTTGAAAGTGCAAGGGATCCGATCGGGGACGGCCAAGACGGTCTGTTGCGGCCTCCCGGGCCAAAGTTTCGGCGATCTCGAAGCCGCGCGGATTCTGGCCCGGAAGAACATCGAGGTCTTGGAAACGTATCCCACGGCGGTCATCCTCATCGACGATTCCTCCTGCGCCGCCACGGTGAAGGACTGGCCCCGCTTTTTCGAGGACGACCCCCCCTGGCGGGCCCGGGCGGAGGTTGTTTCAAAACGCGCGAAGGATTTGCTGGAATGGCTGGACGCCCATCCGCCCCAGATTCCGGCGCCAGGGGAAAAAACGGTGGTGACCTACCACGACGCCTGCAAAGCCCGCTACGCCCAGGGGCTGGTCCAGGAACCCCGCCGCCTGCTGGCCTCCATGCCCGGCGTTGAATACCGCGAACTCCCCGAATCCGACCAATGTTGCGGCGGGGGCGGCACCTACCAATTCTTGCAGCCGGAAATTTCCAGGGAGGTGGGAAAACGGAAAGCCGAAAACATTTCGGTCACCGGAGCGCGGTGGGTCTTGACCTCCAGCGTCTCCTGCCTCCTCCAGGTCCGCGCCGGACTTCTAAAATCAAAATCTAAAATTCGCGCGTTCCATATCGCGGAATTTTTTTCAAAGCATATGTCAAAAGCGCGATGA
- a CDS encoding type III pantothenate kinase, producing the protein MLAVDIGNTNVTLGALPAEKRRDAPAPLAGWRLATHRHATADEVGVTLQGLLSAAGPSLDLLAGVVIASVVPPLDPVFRDLSEKQLRHRPLFVVPGVKTGVKILYDVPGEVGADRVVNAAAAFARVRGPLIVADFGTATTFDCVDRRGAYLGGAIAPGPQMAAEVLYQRTAKLPLVGAFHRPPHAIGKNTQDSIASGLFHGYVGLTRGLLRQIAKEMGGRPTVLATGGLAAVLAPAVPEIEAVVPDLTLEGLWRIWHVNSVKK; encoded by the coding sequence TTGTTGGCGGTTGACATCGGCAACACCAATGTCACGCTCGGGGCCCTTCCCGCGGAAAAAAGGCGGGACGCTCCCGCGCCGCTGGCCGGATGGCGGCTGGCCACCCATCGCCACGCCACGGCGGACGAGGTGGGGGTCACACTCCAGGGTCTTCTCTCCGCCGCCGGACCTTCCCTGGACCTGTTGGCGGGGGTGGTGATCGCCAGCGTGGTTCCCCCTCTGGATCCGGTGTTCCGGGACCTTTCCGAAAAACAATTGAGGCACCGCCCTCTCTTTGTCGTCCCCGGAGTGAAGACCGGGGTCAAAATCCTTTACGATGTTCCGGGCGAAGTCGGAGCCGATCGGGTGGTGAACGCGGCGGCGGCTTTCGCTCGCGTGCGGGGCCCGCTGATCGTGGCGGATTTCGGCACCGCCACCACCTTCGACTGCGTGGACCGGCGCGGGGCCTATCTCGGGGGGGCCATCGCGCCCGGCCCCCAAATGGCGGCGGAGGTCCTTTACCAGCGCACCGCCAAACTTCCCCTGGTGGGGGCTTTCCACCGCCCTCCCCACGCCATCGGAAAAAACACCCAAGACAGCATCGCTTCAGGCCTTTTCCATGGTTACGTGGGCCTCACCCGGGGCCTTTTGAGGCAAATCGCCAAGGAAATGGGTGGCCGGCCAACGGTTTTAGCCACCGGGGGGCTGGCGGCTGTTTTGGCCCCCGCTGTTCCTGAAATCGAGGCGGTGGTCCCGGATTTGACCTTGGAGGGATTGTGGCGAATTTGGCACGTAAATTCAGTGAAAAAGTGA
- a CDS encoding FAD-binding protein: protein MSSSFLKALSKTLGPGRVLSGAGDLFSYAYDAALEKRLPGAVVLPRTAEEVARAIGVAREFNVPFVARGAGTNLCGGTVAPTGGLVIHLSRLNRILSIDAARRRAWVEPGVVNLHLHRALAPRGLFYAPDPASQKACTLGGNVGTNAGGPHCLKYGVTSHHVTALEWVRPDGETSRVSVDDPGFDLTGLFVGSEGTLGVATKIEVALLPQPEDVQTFLVAFPSMDAAVQTVTDTIAAGIVPTTLEVMDRVTVQAVEAFVHAGYPTEAEAVLLIEVDGPQERTIFEGDRIRALCAKNGGTDFRTARNEAEREKLWEGRRGAYPAMARLAPNVLVEDGVVPRTRLPEAVRQIRAIAQRKNLRMGLIAHAGDGNLHPNMIFDERDKVETARVQEAGQEMLRVCVDLGGSISGEHGIGADKRDAMRWLFSPPTLSLFREVKRAFDPDNLCNPDKLIPVVESAPGPRAGGPAPAGELAVSSVEEALDLVRAIRDQRGSLFIQGLGSKGLSIPAGVPVLVTTGLNAILDLDRANLTLTLGAGSDLPSLRALLAADGLHLHVAGEGTLGGILSTNASRRPPFRNQLLGLKAVSEEGELLSFGAKVMKNVAGYDAARLFQGAWGTLGVVVEMTLRLHPLPAEVLEASIPVLPNFSLLPAAELHRKIKSAFDPRNLFNPTLFSPYGD, encoded by the coding sequence ATGTCGTCGTCCTTCCTAAAAGCGTTGTCGAAAACGTTGGGGCCCGGCCGGGTCCTTTCCGGTGCGGGGGACCTTTTCTCCTACGCCTACGACGCGGCTTTGGAGAAACGACTGCCCGGGGCGGTGGTCCTCCCCCGCACGGCGGAGGAAGTGGCTCGGGCCATTGGCGTGGCCCGGGAGTTCAATGTTCCCTTCGTCGCCCGGGGCGCCGGCACGAACCTCTGTGGCGGGACCGTGGCGCCCACCGGCGGCCTGGTGATCCACCTCAGCCGATTGAACCGAATTTTGTCCATCGACGCGGCCCGGCGCCGCGCCTGGGTGGAACCGGGGGTGGTGAACCTTCACCTCCATCGGGCCCTGGCGCCCCGGGGCCTTTTCTATGCCCCGGACCCGGCCAGCCAAAAAGCCTGCACCCTGGGCGGCAACGTGGGCACCAACGCCGGCGGGCCCCATTGCCTGAAATACGGCGTGACCAGTCACCACGTGACGGCTTTGGAATGGGTCCGGCCCGACGGGGAAACGTCGCGGGTGTCCGTGGACGACCCCGGGTTCGATTTGACCGGGCTCTTCGTGGGATCCGAAGGCACCCTGGGAGTGGCGACCAAGATCGAAGTGGCCCTTTTGCCTCAACCCGAAGACGTCCAAACGTTTTTGGTGGCTTTTCCCTCCATGGACGCGGCGGTTCAGACGGTGACGGACACCATCGCCGCCGGGATCGTTCCCACGACCCTGGAGGTCATGGACCGGGTGACGGTCCAGGCCGTGGAGGCCTTTGTCCACGCGGGCTATCCGACGGAGGCCGAGGCGGTTCTCTTGATCGAAGTGGACGGGCCCCAGGAACGCACGATTTTTGAGGGAGACCGGATCCGTGCCCTCTGCGCCAAAAACGGCGGAACGGATTTTCGCACGGCCCGGAACGAGGCGGAACGGGAAAAGCTGTGGGAAGGGCGCCGGGGCGCCTACCCCGCCATGGCGCGGCTGGCGCCGAACGTTTTAGTGGAAGACGGTGTGGTGCCCCGGACCCGCCTGCCGGAAGCCGTGCGGCAGATCCGCGCCATCGCCCAACGGAAAAATCTCCGCATGGGCCTGATCGCCCACGCGGGGGACGGCAACCTTCACCCCAACATGATTTTCGATGAGCGGGACAAAGTCGAGACGGCCCGCGTCCAGGAGGCCGGCCAAGAGATGCTCCGCGTCTGCGTGGACCTGGGCGGATCCATTTCCGGCGAGCATGGGATCGGCGCCGACAAACGGGACGCCATGCGCTGGCTCTTCTCACCGCCCACCCTTTCCCTTTTTCGCGAGGTGAAGCGGGCCTTCGATCCCGATAACCTCTGCAATCCCGACAAGCTGATCCCCGTGGTGGAATCGGCCCCCGGCCCCCGGGCGGGGGGCCCCGCCCCGGCGGGTGAACTCGCCGTTTCTTCGGTGGAGGAAGCGTTGGACCTTGTGCGCGCCATTCGGGACCAGCGGGGTTCGCTCTTCATCCAGGGCCTGGGTTCAAAAGGTTTGTCGATCCCGGCGGGCGTTCCCGTGCTCGTCACCACGGGCTTGAACGCCATCCTGGACCTGGACCGCGCCAATTTAACCCTCACCCTGGGCGCCGGGTCCGACTTGCCGTCCCTCCGGGCCCTTTTGGCGGCGGACGGTCTCCACCTTCATGTGGCCGGGGAGGGAACCCTGGGGGGCATCCTTTCCACCAACGCCAGCCGGCGGCCGCCGTTTCGGAACCAACTTCTGGGCCTTAAAGCCGTTTCGGAGGAAGGCGAACTTTTAAGTTTTGGCGCCAAGGTCATGAAGAACGTCGCCGGATACGACGCGGCCCGTCTTTTCCAAGGGGCCTGGGGCACTCTGGGGGTTGTGGTGGAAATGACCCTTCGGCTCCATCCACTCCCCGCGGAGGTTCTGGAGGCGTCCATTCCCGTCCTGCCCAACTTTTCGTTGCTCCCCGCCGCCGAGCTCCACCGAAAAATCAAATCCGCTTTTGATCCCCGGAACCTATTCAACCCGACGCTGTTCTCCCCCTATGGCGACTGA
- a CDS encoding TlpA family protein disulfide reductase: MKSFPVRRPLSLLTVLLGTALWTACGSNSNGRPAEAPSRRAERAVPSGDENRAPGFSLLDTQGKTVALADFKGQVVFIDFWATWCPPCRMSMPLVEKLHAAYQGKPVQVLGLNLDEDPDDVRKFVAKKQTPYPVLLAGNSDISSAYGVGGIPHFVLIDQEGRVAGVWPGFASGMDKEWRAAIDKLLGV; this comes from the coding sequence GTGAAATCTTTCCCCGTCCGGCGTCCCCTGTCTCTGTTGACCGTTCTTCTTGGGACGGCGCTCTGGACGGCCTGCGGATCGAACTCGAATGGGCGGCCGGCCGAGGCGCCCTCCCGCCGAGCCGAGCGTGCGGTCCCGTCGGGCGACGAGAACAGGGCTCCGGGGTTTTCGCTCCTGGACACCCAGGGGAAAACCGTGGCCCTGGCGGATTTCAAGGGCCAGGTGGTCTTCATCGATTTCTGGGCCACCTGGTGCCCGCCCTGCCGAATGTCCATGCCGTTGGTGGAAAAACTCCACGCCGCTTATCAGGGGAAGCCCGTGCAGGTCCTGGGCCTGAACCTCGACGAGGACCCGGACGACGTTCGAAAGTTTGTCGCTAAAAAACAAACCCCGTACCCCGTTCTCCTGGCTGGGAACTCCGACATTTCCAGCGCCTACGGGGTGGGGGGGATTCCCCACTTCGTTCTTATCGACCAGGAAGGCCGCGTGGCGGGCGTCTGGCCCGGTTTCGCTTCCGGAATGGACAAAGAGTGGCGCGCGGCCATCGACAAACTGTTGGGAGTGTAA
- the trxA gene encoding thioredoxin, which produces MELQLTDDSFDKAVLKSALPVLVDFWAPWCGPCRMLGPIVEEVAKEYDGKVVVGKLNTDDNPEVASKFNISAIPSMLFFKNGQVVEQMVGVHSKKDIKAKLDALLK; this is translated from the coding sequence ATGGAACTGCAATTGACCGACGACAGTTTTGACAAGGCGGTCCTGAAGTCCGCCCTGCCCGTGCTCGTGGATTTCTGGGCGCCCTGGTGTGGTCCGTGCCGCATGCTGGGCCCCATTGTCGAAGAGGTCGCCAAGGAATACGACGGAAAGGTCGTGGTTGGGAAGCTGAACACCGACGACAACCCGGAAGTCGCTTCCAAGTTCAATATCTCCGCCATCCCTTCCATGCTGTTCTTTAAGAACGGCCAGGTGGTGGAACAGATGGTGGGCGTCCATTCCAAAAAAGACATTAAAGCCAAGCTCGACGCGCTCCTGAAATAA